A single genomic interval of Rhizobium leguminosarum bv. trifolii WSM1325 harbors:
- a CDS encoding alkylhydroperoxidase like protein, AhpD family (TIGRFAM: alkylhydroperoxidase like protein, AhpD family~PFAM: Carboxymuconolactone decarboxylase~KEGG: ret:RHE_CH02773 putative carboxymuconolactone decarboxylase protein): protein MTQRLNYAQQSPELFKKFMEFSMALKSSVIDEKLQALVEVRASQINGCGFCLDMHVKQAKILGETELRLYHVAIWRESNLFIPRERAALAWTEALTKLPEGGIPDEIYERVRGQLSEKEISDLTFVVMAINAWNRVNVGFKTVPGTADKAYGLDKAGLN, encoded by the coding sequence ATGACCCAGCGACTGAACTACGCCCAACAGTCCCCCGAGCTTTTCAAGAAATTCATGGAATTCAGCATGGCGCTGAAGAGCAGCGTGATCGACGAGAAGCTGCAGGCCCTCGTCGAGGTCCGCGCTTCGCAGATCAATGGATGCGGCTTTTGCCTGGATATGCATGTGAAGCAGGCCAAGATCCTCGGCGAGACGGAACTGCGGCTCTACCACGTCGCCATCTGGCGGGAATCGAACCTGTTCATCCCCCGCGAGCGTGCAGCCCTTGCCTGGACCGAAGCACTGACGAAGCTTCCCGAGGGCGGCATTCCCGACGAGATTTACGAACGGGTGCGCGGCCAGCTTTCCGAGAAGGAGATCTCGGATCTGACTTTCGTCGTCATGGCGATCAACGCCTGGAACCGCGTCAATGTCGGCTTCAAGACCGTGCCCGGCACGGCCGACAAGGCCTACGGCCTCGATAAGGCTGGCCTGAACTAA
- a CDS encoding NmrA family protein (PFAM: NmrA family protein; NAD-dependent epimerase/dehydratase; dTDP-4-dehydrorhamnose reductase~KEGG: ret:RHE_CH02774 hypothetical protein), which yields MKIVVIGGTGLIGSKTVERLRKRGHDVIAASPNSGVNTITGEGLAEALSGTEVVLDLANSPSFEDKAVLEFFETSGRNLLAAEKLAGVKHHIALSVVGTERLQESGYFRGKLAQEKLIKASGIPYTIVHSTQFMEFLGGIARSGTVGQTVHLSPAYVQPIASDDVADAMADVALSAPANATLEIAGPERARLSELVARYLKAMKDPRTTEADVEARYFGARLNDQSLVSDNNPRLGSITFEQWFAKSIQPT from the coding sequence ATGAAAATCGTTGTCATCGGCGGAACCGGCCTTATCGGTTCGAAGACTGTCGAACGCCTGCGCAAACGCGGCCATGACGTGATTGCCGCCTCGCCGAACTCCGGCGTCAACACGATCACGGGAGAAGGACTGGCGGAGGCGCTCTCGGGCACCGAAGTCGTGCTCGACCTCGCCAATTCGCCGTCCTTCGAGGATAAGGCCGTGCTCGAATTTTTCGAGACCTCGGGCCGCAATCTTCTCGCCGCCGAAAAACTCGCCGGCGTCAAGCACCATATCGCCCTCTCCGTCGTCGGCACCGAGCGTCTGCAGGAAAGCGGCTATTTCCGCGGCAAGCTTGCCCAGGAAAAACTGATCAAGGCATCGGGCATTCCCTACACCATCGTCCATTCGACGCAGTTCATGGAATTCCTCGGTGGCATCGCCCGATCGGGAACGGTCGGCCAGACGGTCCACCTGTCGCCGGCCTATGTGCAGCCGATTGCTTCCGACGACGTGGCGGACGCCATGGCGGACGTGGCCCTCTCTGCTCCCGCCAACGCGACGCTCGAGATCGCGGGTCCGGAACGGGCGCGCCTCAGCGAGCTCGTCGCCCGCTATCTGAAGGCCATGAAAGACCCGCGCACCACCGAGGCTGATGTCGAGGCGAGATATTTCGGCGCAAGACTGAATGATCAGTCGCTCGTTTCCGACAACAACCCGCGGCTCGGCTCGATTACCTTCGAGCAGTGGTTCGCAAAGTCCATCCAGCCGACATGA
- a CDS encoding Cupin 2 conserved barrel domain protein (PFAM: Cupin 2 conserved barrel domain protein~KEGG: ret:RHE_CH02775 hypothetical protein), which translates to MIRTFFLAAALAFPAATGVSARDSSESAKVTLVYEHELPNVPGKSIKGVLVEYGPGGFSEGHTHPDTAFIYATVLEGAIRSQVNDGPVKVYHAGESFSEMPGDRHGVSANGSETKPARLLAVFVVETNQKELTYPLKK; encoded by the coding sequence ATGATCAGAACATTTTTCCTCGCCGCCGCCCTCGCCTTTCCGGCTGCCACCGGCGTCAGCGCCCGTGACAGCAGCGAGTCTGCGAAGGTGACACTCGTCTATGAGCACGAGCTTCCGAACGTGCCGGGTAAGAGCATCAAAGGCGTGCTGGTCGAATACGGCCCGGGCGGCTTCTCCGAAGGCCACACCCATCCCGACACCGCCTTCATCTATGCCACCGTGCTCGAAGGAGCGATCCGCAGCCAGGTCAATGACGGCCCGGTCAAGGTCTATCATGCCGGAGAGAGCTTCTCCGAAATGCCGGGCGACCGTCATGGCGTCAGCGCCAACGGCAGCGAGACCAAGCCCGCCCGCCTGCTCGCCGTCTTCGTCGTCGAGACCAACCAGAAAGAGCTGACCTATCCGCTCAAGAAGTGA
- a CDS encoding cyclic nucleotide-regulated small mechanosensitive ion channel (PFAM: MscS Mechanosensitive ion channel; cyclic nucleotide-binding~SMART: cyclic nucleotide-binding~KEGG: ret:RHE_CH02776 putative mechanosensitive ion channel protein), protein MIDDALFGKPLISLITVGFAGIVVWHLLSRHRPTTRLVVQILFFAVMTLILVGSGIEPHRFQGYESEDPRALLVIVAKTLWWIHLAWAVIGFIRLYLVLEGSPREARLLQDLVIGVVYIGMALSVLAFVFGVPIGTLVATSGVVAIILGLALQNTLADVFSGIALTLGRPYIIGDWILLSDGTEGRVVESNWRATHILTSGNNVVVLPNSFLAKLGLTNVSRPDESHLLILTIRIAPTRMPASVRHVMATALASCNSIVREPPPVVALKGLDATALEVELQFRVTSPSQRVPARNEVLDLVYRHCKSAGLLLAIPPSATVLTADLPTEESAKPPSVTPLALIEAIPVFTTLTSDEKRRLAETTTVREFRKGDVIVQEDEMLPSLMMVRAGIIAARNAGEECGRLAPGDFFGETGLLAGMQEVCTLEALTPVTAYEIDQEAFAPLLSERPALAEEIADHLASRAERFHNGASLPPEHARSAHAILKTIRTIFKA, encoded by the coding sequence ATGATTGACGACGCCCTCTTCGGCAAACCTCTGATATCCTTGATAACAGTCGGATTCGCCGGAATCGTCGTCTGGCATCTGCTCTCCCGCCACCGGCCGACGACGCGGCTGGTGGTGCAGATCCTCTTCTTTGCAGTGATGACGCTGATCCTCGTCGGCAGCGGCATCGAACCCCACCGGTTTCAAGGATATGAGTCCGAGGACCCGCGGGCCCTGCTCGTCATCGTCGCAAAAACCCTCTGGTGGATCCATCTAGCATGGGCCGTCATCGGTTTTATCAGGCTCTATCTGGTGCTGGAGGGCAGTCCGCGAGAGGCCCGCCTGCTCCAGGATCTGGTCATCGGCGTCGTCTATATCGGCATGGCCCTGTCGGTTCTGGCCTTCGTCTTCGGCGTGCCGATCGGAACCCTCGTCGCGACCTCGGGCGTGGTCGCCATCATTCTCGGCCTGGCGCTGCAGAACACGCTCGCTGATGTCTTCTCCGGCATCGCTCTGACACTCGGCCGGCCATACATCATCGGCGACTGGATCCTTCTCAGCGACGGCACCGAGGGACGCGTCGTCGAAAGCAACTGGCGTGCGACACACATCCTGACCAGCGGCAACAATGTCGTCGTTCTGCCGAACAGTTTTCTGGCAAAGCTCGGTCTGACGAATGTCAGCCGGCCGGACGAGAGCCATCTCCTGATCCTCACCATCCGCATCGCCCCGACGCGCATGCCGGCATCGGTCCGCCACGTCATGGCAACGGCTCTTGCGAGCTGCAATTCGATCGTGCGCGAGCCGCCGCCGGTCGTGGCACTGAAGGGGCTGGATGCCACGGCGCTTGAGGTCGAGCTGCAGTTTCGGGTGACAAGCCCGAGCCAGCGGGTGCCGGCGCGGAACGAGGTGCTCGATCTCGTCTATCGCCATTGCAAATCCGCCGGCCTGCTGCTGGCCATTCCGCCCTCGGCGACGGTGCTGACCGCCGATCTGCCGACGGAAGAAAGCGCAAAGCCGCCGAGCGTAACGCCGCTCGCCCTGATCGAGGCCATTCCGGTCTTTACGACGCTGACATCAGATGAAAAGCGCAGGCTCGCCGAAACCACGACTGTCCGGGAGTTCCGCAAGGGCGATGTGATCGTGCAGGAGGACGAAATGCTCCCCTCACTGATGATGGTGCGCGCCGGCATCATCGCGGCGCGGAACGCAGGCGAGGAATGCGGACGGCTCGCGCCGGGCGACTTTTTTGGAGAGACCGGACTGCTCGCCGGTATGCAGGAAGTCTGCACTCTGGAGGCTCTGACCCCCGTGACCGCCTATGAGATCGACCAGGAGGCCTTCGCGCCGCTGCTAAGCGAACGCCCGGCGCTGGCCGAAGAAATCGCCGACCACCTCGCCAGCCGCGCCGAGCGTTTCCACAATGGCGCCTCCTTGCCCCCGGAACATGCCCGCAGCGCCCATGCGATCCTGAAGACGATCAGGACTATTTTCAAGGCATAG
- a CDS encoding transcriptional regulator, BadM/Rrf2 family (TIGRFAM: transcriptional regulator, Rrf2 family~PFAM: protein of unknown function UPF0074~KEGG: ret:RHE_CH02777 putative transcriptional regulator protein): MILKSQVEWALHCCAILAGLPEGRYLSTKALAELHGLPKEYLSKALQSLSQASLVETTLGPSGGYRLAKTPSDINFLEIVEAVEGKARSFTCTNIRANNPCRPEGYCDSKPCAVARIMWEADEAWRDTLRRVRLSDLVGTLSEEVPADIWRSTFEWVLKRAG, from the coding sequence ATGATCCTGAAAAGCCAGGTCGAGTGGGCGCTTCACTGCTGCGCCATTCTCGCGGGCCTGCCAGAGGGCAGGTATCTTTCCACCAAGGCGCTCGCTGAGCTTCATGGTCTGCCGAAGGAATATCTCTCCAAAGCACTGCAGAGCCTTTCGCAGGCATCGCTGGTCGAGACCACGCTCGGTCCGAGTGGCGGCTACAGGCTTGCCAAGACCCCCTCGGATATCAACTTTCTCGAGATCGTCGAGGCGGTCGAGGGGAAGGCCCGCAGCTTCACCTGTACGAACATTCGGGCGAACAATCCCTGCCGGCCGGAAGGATATTGCGACAGCAAGCCATGCGCGGTTGCGCGCATCATGTGGGAGGCCGACGAGGCTTGGCGGGATACGCTGAGGCGCGTCCGGCTTTCCGATCTGGTCGGCACCTTGTCCGAGGAGGTGCCGGCCGACATTTGGCGGAGCACGTTCGAATGGGTGCTCAAGCGCGCCGGCTGA
- a CDS encoding transcriptional regulator, MarR family (PFAM: regulatory protein MarR~SMART: regulatory protein MarR~KEGG: smd:Smed_5709 transcriptional regulator, MarR family): MTNGVKEGDSYEDHVDRLRRQWALELPDLDTEPMAILGRAFRLSNLVRPSIEATFADFGLDRGEFDVIATLRRSGPPYLMTPTEMYSALMISSGGLTHRLDRLEKAGLIRREKSPRDGRSVLVALSEAGAALAEKAFRTDMASEASFLQALDGKEREALAALLRKLIAGIENEQARGEDEQAG; encoded by the coding sequence ATGACGAATGGGGTTAAAGAAGGCGACTCTTACGAGGATCATGTCGACCGGCTGCGCCGGCAATGGGCGCTGGAACTGCCCGACCTCGACACCGAGCCGATGGCGATCCTGGGCCGAGCCTTCCGGCTGTCGAACCTGGTGCGTCCGAGCATTGAGGCGACATTTGCCGATTTTGGCCTCGACCGCGGCGAATTCGACGTGATCGCAACGCTTCGCCGTTCCGGACCGCCTTACCTGATGACCCCGACGGAGATGTATTCGGCGCTGATGATCTCTTCGGGAGGCCTGACCCACAGGCTTGACCGGCTGGAGAAAGCGGGACTGATCCGCCGGGAGAAATCACCACGCGATGGGCGCAGTGTGCTGGTGGCTTTGAGCGAGGCGGGTGCGGCACTCGCCGAAAAGGCCTTCCGCACGGACATGGCGAGCGAAGCTTCGTTTCTGCAGGCTCTTGATGGAAAGGAGCGCGAGGCGCTTGCGGCGCTGCTGCGCAAGCTGATCGCCGGAATTGAAAATGAGCAGGCGCGGGGAGAGGACGAGCAGGCGGGCTGA
- a CDS encoding Cupin 2 conserved barrel domain protein (PFAM: Cupin 2 conserved barrel domain protein~KEGG: smd:Smed_5708 cupin 2 conserved barrel domain protein): MFRILRHQEPRADQSRTVRFEGRDHCGEISLFLVDNEPGQGPDLHIHPYSETWAVRKGEAEFTVGDAKTRAFPGDIVIVAANIPHRFENVGTGRLEIVCIHASDTILQEFV, encoded by the coding sequence ATGTTCAGGATTCTTCGCCACCAGGAACCGCGAGCCGATCAAAGCCGCACGGTCCGCTTTGAAGGCCGCGACCATTGCGGCGAGATATCGCTTTTCCTGGTCGACAATGAGCCCGGCCAAGGGCCTGACCTGCATATACACCCCTATTCCGAAACGTGGGCCGTCAGGAAAGGCGAAGCCGAATTTACCGTGGGCGACGCCAAGACCCGCGCCTTTCCTGGCGACATCGTCATCGTGGCCGCCAACATTCCGCACCGTTTCGAGAATGTCGGCACCGGACGGCTCGAAATCGTCTGCATTCATGCCAGCGACACGATCTTGCAGGAGTTTGTGTGA
- a CDS encoding Glyoxalase/bleomycin resistance protein/dioxygenase (PFAM: Glyoxalase/bleomycin resistance protein/dioxygenase~KEGG: bja:blr2408 hypothetical protein), with product MPKMIFVNLPVKDLAAATRFYEAIDCSKNEQFSDHQASNMVWSEVIIFHLLTRDFFASFTPKPVAEAQKTSEMLIALTMDSREEVDAIVEAAAAAGGKADPRAPTDVGWLYNRAFEDPDGHIFEAVWVDMAAATATGE from the coding sequence ATGCCCAAGATGATCTTCGTGAACCTGCCGGTGAAAGACCTTGCCGCTGCGACCCGCTTCTATGAAGCGATCGACTGCAGCAAGAACGAACAGTTCAGCGATCACCAGGCGTCGAACATGGTCTGGTCCGAGGTCATTATCTTCCATTTGCTGACGCGCGATTTCTTCGCGAGTTTCACGCCGAAACCCGTTGCCGAAGCGCAGAAGACGAGCGAAATGCTGATCGCGCTGACGATGGACAGCCGTGAAGAGGTGGACGCTATCGTCGAGGCAGCTGCAGCCGCCGGTGGCAAAGCCGATCCGCGCGCGCCGACGGACGTGGGTTGGCTCTACAACCGTGCCTTCGAAGATCCCGATGGCCATATATTCGAAGCGGTCTGGGTCGACATGGCGGCGGCGACCGCTACCGGAGAATAG
- a CDS encoding Secreted repeat of unknown function (PFAM: Secreted repeat of unknown function~KEGG: rec:RHECIAT_CH0002919 putative lipoprotein protein) encodes MKPVKFLSVVAAAAFAATAAFAAPPVKTVESEKGKVLAGENGMTLYTFKKDVKGVSNCNDDCAKNWPPLMAAGDAKADGAYSIVDRKDGTKQWAKDGMPLYYWVKDKKAGDITGDGVGGNWDLAKP; translated from the coding sequence ATGAAACCCGTGAAATTCCTGTCCGTCGTGGCCGCCGCCGCCTTTGCCGCGACCGCTGCTTTCGCCGCCCCTCCTGTCAAGACCGTCGAATCCGAAAAGGGCAAGGTGCTTGCCGGCGAAAACGGCATGACGCTCTACACCTTCAAGAAGGACGTCAAAGGCGTTTCCAACTGCAACGACGATTGCGCCAAAAACTGGCCGCCGCTGATGGCCGCTGGTGATGCCAAGGCTGATGGTGCATATTCGATCGTCGATCGCAAAGATGGCACGAAGCAATGGGCCAAGGACGGCATGCCGCTCTATTACTGGGTCAAGGACAAGAAGGCCGGCGACATCACCGGCGATGGCGTCGGCGGCAACTGGGATCTCGCCAAGCCTTGA
- a CDS encoding RNA polymerase, sigma-24 subunit, ECF subfamily (TIGRFAM: RNA polymerase sigma factor, sigma-70 family~PFAM: Sigma-70 region 4 type 2; sigma-70 region 2 domain protein; sigma-70 region 4 domain protein~KEGG: ret:RHE_CH02779 RNA polymerase sigma factor protein (sigma-24)), whose protein sequence is MKTPAPETFEGQILALLPSLRRYSRSLTRSDADGEDLLQDCVEKVLTRRGQWRGLNLRGWVLTIMTNLYRNGRRGKTRDGLVELDAADNLAAPEPPADPLERARLDDALNSLSEEHRAVLMLVVIEGYTYGEVAAALDIPIGTVMSRLSRARRRVAERLKADNIITLRRPK, encoded by the coding sequence GTGAAAACACCCGCACCCGAAACCTTCGAGGGCCAGATCCTGGCCCTCCTGCCCTCACTCAGACGCTATTCGCGCAGCCTGACGCGCTCGGATGCCGATGGCGAGGATCTGCTCCAGGATTGTGTCGAGAAGGTTCTCACGCGCCGCGGCCAATGGCGCGGCCTCAACCTGCGCGGCTGGGTCCTGACCATCATGACCAATCTCTACCGCAACGGCCGGCGCGGCAAGACGCGCGACGGCCTTGTCGAGCTCGATGCCGCAGACAATCTGGCCGCGCCCGAACCGCCGGCCGATCCGCTGGAACGTGCCCGGCTGGACGATGCGCTGAACAGCCTTTCGGAGGAACACCGCGCCGTGCTGATGCTCGTGGTCATCGAGGGATACACCTATGGCGAGGTCGCCGCCGCGCTCGATATCCCGATCGGCACCGTCATGTCGCGCCTGTCGCGCGCCCGCCGGCGCGTCGCCGAACGATTGAAGGCCGACAACATCATTACGCTTCGGAGACCGAAATGA
- a CDS encoding putative transmembrane anti-sigma factor (KEGG: ret:RHE_CH02780 hypothetical protein), whose translation MNETNPSVAEADLHAYADGQLPETARPRIEAFLADNPDEAAMVAEWQAQNSGIRSLFAGYEKAKDTDPLLVVPPRVVSSGPKRWAIAASALLVFTLGAVSGHYGPALLEKPELQLAGSETLPKQAQTAFTVYAAEVRHPVEVFANEEVHLATWLGKRLAIQNLKIPNLQPLGFKLVGGRLLPVDGRPGAMFMYENQAGERLTVMVGRNAENRTTSFRFASSGNLETFYWIDGELGYAVTGEISRETLREVAEECYKQFPT comes from the coding sequence ATGAACGAGACCAATCCGAGCGTCGCCGAAGCCGACCTTCACGCTTATGCCGACGGCCAGCTGCCGGAAACGGCGCGCCCCCGCATCGAGGCTTTCCTAGCCGACAATCCCGACGAGGCGGCAATGGTCGCCGAATGGCAGGCGCAGAATTCAGGCATCCGATCGCTGTTTGCCGGTTATGAGAAGGCGAAAGACACCGATCCTCTGCTCGTCGTCCCCCCGCGTGTCGTTTCATCGGGACCGAAACGCTGGGCAATCGCCGCATCAGCCCTCCTCGTCTTCACGCTCGGCGCCGTCAGCGGCCATTATGGCCCCGCACTTCTGGAAAAGCCGGAGCTGCAGCTTGCCGGCTCCGAAACCCTGCCGAAACAGGCCCAGACCGCGTTCACGGTCTATGCCGCCGAGGTTCGCCATCCCGTCGAGGTCTTCGCAAACGAGGAGGTCCACCTCGCCACCTGGCTCGGCAAGCGCCTGGCAATCCAGAACCTCAAGATCCCGAACCTGCAGCCGCTCGGCTTCAAGCTGGTCGGCGGCCGGCTGCTGCCGGTCGACGGCAGGCCGGGCGCCATGTTCATGTATGAAAACCAGGCCGGCGAGCGCCTGACCGTGATGGTCGGCCGCAACGCGGAGAACCGCACGACGAGCTTCCGCTTCGCCTCATCGGGCAATCTCGAAACCTTTTACTGGATCGACGGTGAACTCGGTTATGCCGTGACCGGTGAAATCTCCCGCGAGACGCTGCGGGAGGTAGCCGAGGAGTGCTACAAGCAGTTCCCGACCTAG
- a CDS encoding conserved hypothetical protein (KEGG: rec:RHECIAT_CH0002922 hypothetical protein) — protein sequence MSPLAQSSGLPRSPEGEPVFPEPWAAEAFAMTVHLHAKGLFSWSEWAETLSAQLHKPGRAEDGSDYFDCWVAALSDLIVDNGIADAETILALQQSWQRAAEATPHGRPIELGNDPSR from the coding sequence ATGTCGCCGCTGGCGCAATCGTCCGGGCTGCCGAGGTCGCCGGAGGGCGAGCCGGTTTTTCCCGAGCCATGGGCGGCCGAAGCCTTTGCCATGACCGTGCACCTGCACGCAAAAGGCCTGTTCAGCTGGAGCGAATGGGCTGAAACGCTTTCCGCGCAATTGCACAAGCCTGGCCGGGCCGAAGATGGCAGCGACTATTTCGACTGCTGGGTGGCGGCACTCTCCGACCTTATCGTCGACAACGGAATCGCCGATGCGGAAACGATCCTGGCACTGCAGCAGAGCTGGCAGCGGGCGGCGGAAGCGACGCCGCATGGACGGCCGATCGAGCTTGGTAACGATCCCTCGCGCTGA
- a CDS encoding Nitrile hydratase (PFAM: nitrile hydratase beta subunit~KEGG: rec:RHECIAT_CH0002923 nitrile hydratase protein, beta subunit), whose protein sequence is MNGPHDLGGQMGFGPVAPEKDEPYFHAEWEKRALGITLSCGAFGAWTIDESRHARENIPPADYLAASYYEIWIRGIDKLLERHGFATRAELLSGHAQQPGAVPKRVLKADMVPGVLAKGGPCDRPVKTAPLFAVGETVKTKKFNPPTHTRLPRYARAKTGVVEVVQGSFVFPDDNAHGKGENPQWLYTVVFDGTEIWGGDADPTLTVSIDAWESYLEPA, encoded by the coding sequence ATGAACGGACCGCACGATCTCGGCGGGCAGATGGGCTTCGGTCCTGTCGCACCCGAAAAGGACGAGCCTTATTTCCATGCAGAATGGGAAAAGCGGGCGCTCGGCATTACGCTTTCCTGCGGCGCGTTCGGCGCATGGACGATCGATGAAAGCCGGCATGCGCGCGAGAATATTCCGCCGGCCGATTACCTCGCCGCCAGCTATTACGAGATCTGGATCCGCGGCATCGACAAGCTGCTCGAACGGCATGGTTTTGCGACGCGCGCGGAATTGCTGTCCGGTCATGCGCAGCAGCCAGGAGCCGTTCCGAAGCGGGTGCTGAAGGCGGACATGGTGCCCGGCGTTTTGGCGAAGGGCGGCCCTTGCGATCGTCCTGTTAAGACCGCGCCGCTCTTTGCTGTCGGCGAGACGGTGAAGACGAAGAAATTCAATCCGCCGACGCATACGCGCCTGCCGCGTTATGCCCGAGCCAAAACTGGCGTGGTCGAGGTAGTGCAGGGCTCTTTCGTTTTCCCTGACGACAATGCACATGGCAAGGGCGAAAACCCGCAATGGCTCTATACGGTCGTTTTCGACGGCACGGAGATCTGGGGCGGAGATGCCGATCCGACGCTGACCGTGTCGATCGATGCCTGGGAGAGCTATCTTGAGCCGGCGTGA
- a CDS encoding nitrile hydratase, alpha subunit (KEGG: smd:Smed_2001 nitrile hydratase, alpha subunit~TIGRFAM: nitrile hydratase, alpha subunit~PFAM: Nitrile hydratase alpha chain), which yields MHDHDDKHAHGDEHAHGHDHDNHYSDMQARVKALETLLTEKGLIDPAAIDTIVETYETKVGPRNGAHVVAKAWSDADFADWLRRDATAAIASLGYTGRQGEHMRAVFNTAETHNLVVCTLCSCYPWSVLGLPPVWYKAPAYRSRAVIDPRGVLAEFGLTLPEDKKVRVWDSTAELRYLVIPERPGGTDGMDEQTLAGLVSRDAMIGTAVARKPESAA from the coding sequence TTGCACGACCATGACGACAAACATGCTCACGGAGATGAGCACGCCCACGGGCATGATCACGACAACCATTATTCCGATATGCAGGCGCGCGTGAAGGCGCTGGAAACGCTGCTGACGGAGAAGGGGCTGATCGATCCGGCGGCGATCGATACGATCGTCGAGACCTACGAGACGAAGGTGGGGCCGAGGAACGGCGCGCATGTCGTCGCCAAGGCCTGGAGCGATGCCGATTTCGCCGACTGGCTGAGGCGCGATGCGACGGCGGCCATCGCCAGCCTCGGCTATACCGGCCGGCAGGGCGAGCATATGCGCGCCGTCTTCAATACGGCCGAGACCCATAATCTCGTCGTCTGCACGCTCTGCTCCTGTTATCCCTGGTCGGTGCTCGGTCTGCCGCCGGTCTGGTACAAGGCGCCGGCCTATCGTTCGCGCGCCGTCATCGATCCGCGCGGCGTGCTGGCCGAATTCGGTCTGACGCTGCCTGAGGACAAGAAGGTCCGCGTCTGGGATTCGACGGCGGAGCTGCGTTATCTCGTCATTCCCGAGCGGCCCGGAGGGACCGACGGAATGGATGAGCAAACGCTCGCCGGCCTCGTCAGCCGCGATGCGATGATCGGTACGGCCGTTGCCCGCAAGCCGGAGAGCGCCGCATGA